The DNA region AGGCCCATTTTTCAAACTCCCTTTTTGTTGCAGGCACTGCCTGCGTACTGCGGCATGGTGATGCACGCGACGTTCCCGCCGCCGAGGAGGATTTCCCGGGAGTTTTCGATACCGACGATTGTGTGTTGCGGGAACAGTTCGGCGAGGGTCGCTTGCGCCGCCTGATCATGGCGATCGCCAAACAGCGGCACCACGATCGAGGAATTGCCGGCGTAATAGTTGATATACGACGCGCAGATTTTCGTCCCGGCCTGACGGGTGTGCGTGCTGTCTTGCTGATCCAGGCCTTCGGCTTCTTCAGCGGTCCATTCCAGCACATCCGGTTGCGGCAGCTTGTGCACTTTCAGCTCGCGGCCACGGCTGTCGCGGGTGCTGCGCAGAATGTCGTAGGCCTCCTGGTAGATTTCCCATTGCGGATCATCGCGATTATCGGTCCATTGCAGCACCACTTCACCGGGGCGCACGAAGCAGGCGAGATCGTCGACATGGCCGTCGGTTTCGTCGAATTTGCAGCCCCGTGGCAGCCAGATGATTTGCTCGGCGCCGAGGTAATCGGTCAATCGCCGGGTGACTTCGTCCTTGCCCAGGTGCTGGTTGCGATTGCGGTTGAGCAGGCATTGTTCGGTGGTGAGAATGCTGCCCTGGCCGTCACTCTGGATACCGCCCAGCTCGGCAATCAGCGGCGCGCGGTAGCGGTCGAACCATTCAATTTCGAGGATTTTGCTGGCGATCTGGTCGTCCTTGTCCCACGGGTAATACAAGCCGCCATCGAGGCCGCCGTATGCGTTGAACTCGAAGTCCACGCCGCGCACCTCACCGCTGTCGTCGTTGACCACAAAGCATGGGCCACTGTCCCGAAACCAGGTGTCGTTGCAGGTCATTTCCACCACCCGCACTTGAGGTGGCAATTGGCGGCGAGCGGTGGCGAACTGCGCGGCGGACGCGCACACGGTGACCGGTTCGCTCCGGGAGATGGCAGTGACGATCTGCACCCAGACTTTCTGCGCAGGCTTGGCACCATTGCGCCAGACATCGGTGCGCTCCGGCCAGCCGAGCCAGCAACCGGACTTGGTTTCGAATTCGCCAGGCAAACGGAAACCATCGAGTTTGGGGGTGGAGTCGAGCAAACGTGCCATGGTCAAACCTCATCAGCGGGGATTGGAATAACCACAGGCTACGGTCGCGGGCGCCCTCCTCGCCAACGAGGATTATTTCGGAATACTTGAATTCAATTCATCAATCGATCAGCTGATCGTTGAACCATTCCAGCATCTGCGCCACTGCCGGGCGCTCCAGCCGCACCCGCTCACACACCAGCGCATATTGGCCGAGTGCAGTCATGCTCGAGGTGAACGGCCGGACCAGACGACCACTTTGCAAATCCTCCTGCGCGGTCAAGTTATCGCCCATGGCCACGCCCTGCCCTTGGGCCGCTGCTTCCAGCGCCAAACCGGCGTGGGCGAAATACAGCTGCCGTTCCGGGCGCTGATCACCGGCATGGCTGGTGAGCCACGCGGTCCAGGTCTTGCCGTCTTGATCGTCGTGCAGCAGGCAGTGACGCGCCAGATCCTTCGGGGTTTTCAACGTGCCCTGGTTGAACAGTCCGGGGCTGCACACCGGGAAGAACTGCAACGCCGGCAACGGCCGGACGAAGTACGCGCTGCTGTCCACCGGGCCGGTGCCGTAAGTGATCGCAAGGTCGATGTCTTCGCCCGGCGCCGTGGCGTCGATCGGTTGTTCATAGAGGTGCAAAGTGATGTGCGGATAGCGCGCGTAAAAATCCGCCAGGCGACTCATCAACCACTTTTGCGCCAGCTCGGCAGTGACCGCCAGGCGCAACACCGCCAGCGATGACGGGTCACGCAGTTCATCACAGGCATCGCCGATCAGTTCGAAGGCCTGCTGCAGGCTTTGCATCAGGCGCCCGGCGGCCATCGTCGGGCGAATCTGCCGGCCTTCACGGATGAACAACGTCACGCCCAATTGCTCTTCGAGCTGTCGAATCTGATGGCTGACCGCGCTGTCGGTGACGCACAACTCCGCCGCTGCCCGGCCGAAATGGGCGTGACGGGCGGCGCATTCGAAGGTTCTGAGTGCTGCTAAAGAAGGCAGTCGTCGCATGAGTTTCAGCCCCAGTGATGAAGGCGCTCATGCTGCCTTGGTCATTTGCGGGCGTCCAGCGGGACCGCGTTATCGTTCATCGCGAGCAAGCTCGCTCCCACATTTGATCTAAGTCGTTCACAGAGTTTGTGTTCACAGGAGATCCCCTGTGGGAGCGAGCTTGCTCGCGATGAGGCCAGCACATTCACCACAAATCCAACGCCCCATCACCCTCCCTTATCCACCATGACTTCCCCCCAAACCCGGCGCATGTTGAATCTCTCAATCGGAGGGATTCGCCATGCTCAACACACTCAAACAGATCAACTCAACCTCAGCCTTTAACCGCTGGGCCGGTTTCGAAGTCACTCGCGCCGAGAGCGGCGAAGCCGAGCTCACCATGGCTTTTCGCGAGAGCGATATGGCGCAGTACGCAGGCTTCCTGCACGCCGGACTGATCGGCGCGCTGCTCGACACAGCCTGCGGATTCGCAGCCGGAACGGTCGCCGGCAACGTGCTAGCATCGCATTTTTCAGTGAGCTGCCTGGCACCCGCCATCGGCGAAGTGTTCATCGCTCGGGGTCAGGTGGTGAAGGCTGGCAAGAAGCAGGTGTTTGCCCGCGCCGAGTTGTTTGCGCAAACCGGCGATCAACTGAAACTGGTGGCGACCGGCGATGCGATTCTCGTACCGGTCGAGGGGCGCTGAAGGTCTAGGCTGTCTTGGGTAAGTTCCAGACCCGTCGGAGGTTCCCATGCAGCTCGAAGGTTCCTGCCATTGCGGCGCAGTGTCGTTCAGTTTGACCAGCGCCCACCCCTACCCGTATCAACGTTGCTACTGCTCGATCTGCCGCAAGACCCAGGGCGGTGGCGGCTACTCGATCAACCTGGGTGGCGATGCCGGCAGCCTGAAGGTGCGCGGTCGCAAGCACATTGCGATTTATCACGCACGACTCAAGGAAGAAGGCGATAAACGCGCCCACAGCAGCACCGCCGAGCGGCACTTCTGTTCTCTGTGTGGCTCAGGCTTGTGGCTGTTCAGCCCGGACTGGCCGGAACTGATTCACCCGTTTGCCTCTGCCATCGACACCCCGCTGCCGGTGCCACCGGAGCACACGCACTTGATGCTCGGTTCCAAGGCGACGTGGGTGGCAGTCGAGGCGCATCCTGGGGATCAGCAGTTCGACATTTATCCCGAAGAGTCCATCGCCGAGTGGCATGAGCGCCTGGGTTTGAGCCGCTAAGCCGGTTCACAGTCTTTGACAGTTTCCCGACAAAGCTGTCAAAGATTGCTGGCCGGCAGCCGCCTAGCATGGGCGCATCCAAACTCCCTCGGGTGCTCCCATGTTTCGCTCGCTATGTCTGTCGTTGACTTCGCTTTGCCTGCTCATTCCCACTGACTCTTTGCGCGCTGAAGACTGGCGCTACACCTTGCGGGCCGGTGCAGCCAGCGTGCCCCGTTACAGCGGCAGTGACGAACGCGTGGTGGCGCCGCTGCTGGGCGGTGAAATCGTCAGCCCTTACGGATTCTTCCTGGACACTGAAAAGGGTCTGGGCTGGGCGTTTGACGAGAACGACTTCGGCCTCAGCGTGCACATCGGCGCCAGTGATGTGCGCAAGGATCGCAAGACCGGGTTCAAAGGTTCGGATGAGCTGAACGGCATGGGCTCGATCAAGTCGCGCCCGGCGCTGGGGCTCGACGGGACTTACCACATGGGGCCGATTATTCTCGGTGCGAGCTTTGAGCATGCATTGGAAAAAGACGATGACGATCATGACACCGGCTCGGCCTGGAACCGGTTGAAACTGAGCATCAGCGCGCCGTTTTATGAAGGTGACTATGGCAAGGTCGTGGGCAGCCTCAATAGCCAGTTTGGTGACAGTAATTACGTGCGCACCTGGTACGGCGTCAGCGATGCCCAAGCGTCGCGTAGTCGGTTCAGGGCTTATGACACGCAGGGCGGGCTGGTGAGTCGCGGGGCGGATTTGACTTGGACAGTGCCCGTCAATGATCAGTGGAGTGTTTCGACGGTGCTGGCGGTGCAGTATTTGGCGAATGATGCGGCGGACAGTCCGATTGTTGAGCGGCGGATGCAGACATCGTTGGCTGGGCAGGTGGCATACACCTTTTGACGATGCGGTGTTGCTGATGGCCCTATCGCGAGCAAGCTCGCTCCCACAGGGGAATGCATTTCAAATGTGGGAGCGAGCTTGCTCGCGATGGCGTCAGTTAGAACAACACAATTAATCCTGGTGTGCCCAGGTCATGCGAAATGACGCCCCGCCCCACGGCGAGTCTGCCACTTCCACTTGCCCGCCATGGGATTGCGACACCCGCCGCACCAGCGCCAGGCCCAGGCCGAAGCCGCCAGTGCGGCGGTCGCGGCTGGCGTCCAGGCGCGAGAACGGTTCGAAGATTTTCTCCCGCCCGTCCATCGGCACACCCGGCCCGTCGTCGTTGACCCGCACTTCGTAGTGATCACCGGAGCGCACCAACGACACTTCCACCCGCTCATCGGCATAACGAATGGCATTGCGCAGCAGGTTGATCACCGCCCGGGCCATGAAACGCGGCTCGATGCGGACCTCATCGACCTGACACTCGACAATCAGCAATTGCACGCCGGCGGCTTCGGCTTCCAGCGCGACGCTGCCGACCACGCTGTCGAGCCAACTGCTGGCCTGAATGTTTTCCCGAGTGATCACCGTGGCGCCGCGCTCGAGGCTGGCATAGGTGAGCAGTTCGGACACCATCTCTTCCAGTTCGCCGAGGTCGGCGTACATGTCAGCAATCAGTTCACGGTTCTGGGTTGGATCGGGTTGCTGCTTGAGCTGGTCAAGCTCGAACGACAGCCGGGCAATCGGCGTACGCAGTTCATGGGACACCGCGTTGGTCAGCTCGCGCTGATTGGCAATCAGGCCTTCGATGCGCGCCGCCATCAGGTTGAAGTGTTCGGCCAGGTCGCGGATGTTCGAGCGCTTGGAAAGCTGGATCCGCGACGACAGATCGTTATCGCCAAAACGCTCGGCCGCCAGACGCAGTTTTTCCAGATCGCGCCAGTGCGGCCGTACCCAGAAAAGCAACACGAAACCGATCATCACCGCGATCATCAGATAGGCCGCGGCAATGTAGAACGGCATCAGGCTCGGTTCGGCCGGCAGCTTGATGCTGAGCAGTTGCGAACCGTCGTCAATGCGCGAGATGAACTGCGTGTATTTGTCGCGAATCACCAGCAGGCCCTGGGCCAACTCGGCTTTCTCCTGCTCGGTCAGGGACAATTGATAGGTCTCGACCAGGGTCAGGCCCAAGCCGTAGTGGGGGCGCACCGCTTCCAGTTGTCGCTCCCGGGCCGAACCGTCCAGGCCGTGCAACTGCTCGGCCAGCGACCAGGCCTGGCCACGCACCGCCTCTCGGTTGTAGCTCTGCATCTGACCGTCGAGCAGCGCATCGAACGTGCGCTCGACGGTTTGCAGCCCCAGCACCAGGCCCACCGTCATCACCAGAAACAACCCCAAAAATAACCGCAGCATTTACAACTCCCACGCAAACGGATTGAACAGGTAACCCTTGCCCCAGACGGTCTTGATGCACACCGGTTCTCGAGGGTTGTCCTTGAGCTTGCCTCGGAGCTTGCTGATGTAGACGTCAACGCTGCGGTTGAGACCGTCGAAGGCAATACCGCGCATGCGGTTGAGGATGTCGTCGCGGGACAGAATCTTGCCGGCGGCGCTGGCCAGCAACCACAGCAGTTCGAACTCCATGGTGGTGAGTTCGATGCCCTCACCCGCCAGCCGCACTTCCCGGCAGCTACGGTCGATGCTCAGATGGCCGAATTCCAGCGCGCTGCACACGCCACTGTCTGGCGTCTGGCGGCGTTGCAAGGCGCGTAACCGGGCCAGCAGAACCGGCGGTTTGATCGGTTTGATCACGTAGTCATCGGCGCCGGATTCCAGCCCGAGAATGTGATCAAGGTCATCTTCCTTGGCGGTAAGAATGACGATCGGCGTGTCGGATACGCTGCGGATCTCGCGGCACACGTGCAGACCGCTCTGGCCCGGCAGCATCAGGTCGAGCACGACGACTTTCGGTTTGAATTCGAGGAACGCGGCCAATGCGAGGTCGCCGCGATGCACCTGCAGCACCTCAAAACCGTGTTGGGACAGGAAATGCGCGATCAGCCCGGAGAGCTTTTCGTCGTCTTCCACCAGCAGTACTTTGCCAAAACCCAGGTTATCCATAACGCCCGTCTGCCAACCCTTGTGTGAAGTGGCCGGCATTATGGCGTCAAACGGTGACCGGACGGTTATCGCAGGCAGCAAAAACCGGCCACGGGGGCCGGTTTTCGGAGATGTTTCATTCTTTTAAGAGTTTTTAACAATTCAGACGTAAAAGATCGCAGCCTCGTTTCACTCGACAGCTCCTACAGGAAATGCACTCCAATGTAGGAGCTGTCGAGTGAAACGAGGCTGCGATCTTTTGATCTTCACGCCGCGGTTGGCACACCGCTGTGGAAACGAAACTCCACATCCGGCGACTCGATCAGCTCCTGCTCGGCGGCGCGGACCTTGTCGATCACCTGGGCGATGTCCTTGGCGTCACCGTACTGGTAGGCCAGTTTCAGGTAACCCTGGAAATGCCGGGCCTCGCTTTTCAGCAGGCCAAAGTAGAACTTGCCCAGCTCTTCGTCCAGATGCGGCACCAGCGCTTCAAAACGCTCGCAGCTACGCGCTTCGATAAAGGCGCCGACCACCAGGGTGTCCACCAGTTTGACCGGCTCGTGGCTACGCACCACTTTGCGCAGGCCCGAGGCGTAGCGCCCGGCAGACAGCTGACGCAGCTCGATCTTGCGCTTTTTCATCAGGCGCATGACCTGTTCGTGGTGCACCAGTTCTTCCCGGGCCAGACGCGACATCAGGTTGATCAGATCGACGTGGGAGTGATACTTGGCGATCAGGCTCAACGCGGTACTGGCGGCCTTGAATTCACAGCTTTTGTGATCGATCAGCAGGGTTTCCTGATCAGCCAGCGCGGCCTGAACCCAGCCATCGGGGGTGCGGCAGCCGAGGAACTCGTGAATTTCGGGAAGGATCATGGGGCTCACGGATAAGAGGTTCAAATCGAAGGGCGCCGATTATACCGGCCTGCCGGCAGACCACCAGTCGCGACCGTTGATATACATCAAGTCCCGAATGGCCGGGCAGCAACTATAGTTGTCCAACGCAGTATTTTTTACTTCATGGAGATCCCGATCATGCAAGCCATTCGCAGCATTCTGGTGGTCCTCGAACCTGAACACTCGGAAAGCCTGGCGCTCAAACGGGCCAAGCTGATTGCCGGCGTGACCCAGGCTCATCTGCATCTGCTGGTCTGCGACCGCAAGCATGACCACAGCGGCATGTTGGGTGTGCTCAAGGCCGCGCTGATCGAGGACGGCTACAGCGTCACCACCGAGCAGGCCTGGAACGAAAGCCTGCACGAAACCATTGTCGATGTGCAGCAAGCTGAAGGCTGCGGACTGGTGGTCAAGCAGCATTACCCCGACAGTCCGCTGAAAAAAGCCCTGCTGACCCCGGCGGACTGGAAACTGCTGCGTTACTGCCCGACGCCGGTGCTGCTGGTCAAAACCTCGAAACCCTGGACTGGCGGCGTCATTCTGGCGGCGATCGACGTCGGTAGTACCGATGGTGAACACCGCACCTTGCACTCTTGCATTGTCGATCACGGTTACGACATCGCCAGCCTGGCCAAGGCCCATTTGCACGTGGTCAGTGCCCATCCGTCGCCGATGCTGTCGGCGGCCGACCCGACGTTGCAACTCAGCGAAACCATCGAGGCGCGCTATCGCGAACAGTGCAAGGCGTTTCAGGCCGAGTTCGATATCGATGACGAGCACCTGCATATCGAGGAAGGTCCGGCGGATGTGTTGATTCCGTTCATAGTTCACAAGCTGCAGGCGGCGGTGACGGTGATTGGCACTGTCGCACGATCGGGTTTGTCAGGGGCGTTGATCGGGAATACGGCGGAGGTGGTACTGGATGCGGTGGAGAGCGATGTGCTGGTGCTGAAGCCGGATACGATCATGGATCATCTGGAGGAGATCGTGACCCAGCATTAAGCAAGATCAAAAGATCGCAGCCTTCGGCAGCTCCTACATGAATCGCATCCCTCTGTAGGAGCTGCCGAAGGCTGCGATCTTTGACTTTAAAAATCAGCCGCCGAAGGCATCCCTGAGAAAGCCAGGTGCAATGTAGCGCTGGTAATGCGCCTCGGAGAGTAAAAAGAACTCCCGATCAATGGCGTCTCGCAGTTCCGGCAGGTTCCAGTCGCGAAACTCTGGCATCAGCACCATTCCATACGCTTCAAGGTTGTTGATGACCCGCGCGCCCCGGGCGATCAACTGATAGGCCCAGCAATATTCCGACTGATGCGGCACAAAGCGGATCTTGCGCTGCTCCAGCTGCAGTCGAAGACGCTGTGGATCGAAAACTTCAAGCTTGCTGGCCATCACCTGGGACAGCAGCAGCTCAAGACGCAGCCACACCGCGCGTTTCTCCTCCTCGTTGTAACCATTCCAGTTGATCACTTCATGGTGGAAACGCTTGCAGCCACGGCACACCAAATCACCGTAAACAGTGGAGCAGAGGCCGACGCAGGGGGTCTTGATGGTCTGATTGGGCATAGGTTGGGAGAGCACGGGAAAGCAGAACAGGTCGGCATGTTAGCCCTTTGTCTAACATTGATCACCCCTCAATCTTGAGGGTCTAACTTACCTTTAATTTTTTTTTGCCGTAGAATCAGCCAGCCTTTTAAGGCGCCAATGTCCGTTAGAAGCTGTTTTCAAAGCGTCACGAGCACAGTCGTTCCTTCAGAGCGGTGTTGGCGAAGGGTTTTTCCAGCGGGGAAAAGCCCAACGCCAACCCTCATCAGCTCCCCGTTCTGCAGGCGTAAAACTTTGAAAGCAGCTTCTGTAAGGAATTGTCGGTAATTCTGGCTAAGTGGCCCACAACGCCACGCAGCGCATGAGTACGGCAATTTCGGGATGAGCGTCCCGGACACCCATTTGGGACCACTGATGAGGGTAATAACTGTGCTTGAAGCCTACCGCAAACATATCGAAGAGCGTGCAGCACTGGGTATCGTTCCCCAGCCGCTTAACGCCGAACAAACTGCAGGCCTGGTCGAGCTGCTGAAAAATCCCCCGGCTGGCGAAGAAGCCTTCCTCGTTGACCTGATCACCAATCGCATTCCGCCAGGTGTGGACGAAGCAGCCTATGTAAAGGCCGGTTTCCTGTCTGCCCTCGCTAAAGGCGAAGCAAAATCCCCTCTGATCGACAAGAAACGCGCTGTTGAACTGCTCGGCACCATGCAGGGCGGCTACAACATCGTGACTCTGGTTAATCTGCTGGACGACGCCGAACTGGCGCCAGTCGCTGCCGAAGAACTCAAGCACACCCTGCTGATGTTCGACGCTTTCCACGACGTCGCTGAAAAAGCCAAGAACGGCAACGTTCACGCCAAAGGCGTGCTGCAATCCTGGGCTGACGGCGAGTGGTTCAAAAACCGCCCTGTCCTGGCCGACAAGATCAGCCTGCGCGTGTTCAAGGTCACCGGCGAAACCAACACCGACGACCTGTCCCCTGCTCCGGACGCCTGGTCCCGCCCGGACATCCCGCTGCACGCCCTCGCCATGCTGAAAATGGCCCGTGAAGGCATCGTGCCTGACGCCCAGGGCGTCACCGGTCCGATGAAGCAGATCGAAGAAATGCGCGGTCAAGGCTTCCCGATCGCCTACGTCGGCGACGTGGTCGGTACCGGTTCTTCGCGTAAATCCGCCACCAACTCGGTGCTGTGGTTCTTCGGCGACGACGTTCCGTTCATCCCGAACAAGCGTGCTGGCGGTTTCTGCTTCGGCAACAAGATCGCTCCAATCTTCTACAACACCATGGAAGATGCTGGCGCACTGCCAATCGAATTCGACGTCACCAACATGCACATGGGCGACGTGATCGACCTGTACCCGCATGCTGGCAAAGTCTGCAAACACGGCACTGACGAAGTCCTGACCACCTTCGAAATGAAGACCCCGGTGCTGTTGGACGAAGTTCGTGCTGGCGGCCGTATCCCGTTGATCATCGGCCGCGGCCTGACCGACAAGGCCCGTGCCGAATTGGGCCTGGGCCCTACCGACCTGTTCAAACTGCCTGAAGCACCTGTCGACACCGGCAAGGGCTTCACCCTGGCACAGAAAATGGTCGGCAAGGCTTGTGGCCTGCCAGAAGGCAAAGGCGTTCGTCCAGGTACTTACTGCGAACCGAAAATGACCACCGTCGGCTCTCAGGACACCACCGGTCCGATGACCCGTGACGAACTGAAAGACCTGGCGTGCCTGGGCTTCTCGACCGATCTGGTGATGCAGTCCTTCTGCCACACCGCGGCTTACCCTAAGCCGATCGACGTGACCACCCACCACACCCTGCCAGACTTCATCATGACCCGCGGCGGCGTTTCCCTGCGTCCGGGCGACGGCATCATCCACAGCTGGCTGAACCGTATGCTGCTGCCGGACACCGTCGGTACCGGTGGTGACTCCCACACCCGTTTCCCGATGGGCATTTCGTTCCCGGCCGGTTCCGGTCTGGTAGCGTTTGCCGCAGCCACTGGCGTTATGCCGCTGGACATGCCGGAATCGATCCTGGTGCGTTTCAAAGGCAAAATGCAACCGGGCGTCACCCTGCGTGACCTGGTTCACGCCATTCCTTACTTCGCGATTCAGGCTGGCCTGCTGACCGTCGAGAAGAAAGGCAAGAAGAACGCCTTCTCCGGCCGCATCCTGGAAATCGAAGGCCTGGACAACCTGAGCATCGAGCAAGCTTTCGAGCTGTCCGACGCCTCGGCCGAACGTTCGGCTGCCGGTTGTACCATCAAGCTGTCGAAAGAGTCGATCACCGAGTACCTGAGCTCCAACGTCACCCTGCTGCGCTGGATGATCGGCGAAGGCTACGGCGATGCACGTACCCTGGAACGTCGCGCTCAAGCGATGGAAGCCTGGATCGCCAACCCTGAGTTGATGGTTGCCGATGCTGACGCCGAATACGCTGAAATCATCGAAATCGACCTGGCCGACATCAAAGAGCCTGTGCTCTGCGCGCCAAACGATCCGGACGACGCCCGTCTGCTGTCCAGCGTTGCTGGCGAGAAGATCGACGAAGTGTTCATCGGTTCGTGCATGACCAACATCGGTCACTTCCGCGCTGCCGGCAAGTTGCTGGAACAGGTCAAAGGTCAGCTTCCAACCCGTCTGTGGCTGTCGCCGCCGACCAAAATGGACGCTCACCAGCTGACCGAAGAAGGCTACTACGGCATCTACGGCAAGGCCGGCGCTCGCATGGAAATGCCGGGCTGCTCGCTGTGCATGGGTAACCAGGCACGTGTAGAGCCGAACTCGACTGTTGTGTCGACGTCGACCCGTAACTTCCCGAACCGTCTGGGTGACGGCGCGAACGTCTACCTGGCTTCGGCCGAGCTGGCGTCTGTTGCTTCCATCCTGGGTCGCCTGCCGACCGTCGAGGAGTACATGGAATACGCTGGCAAGATCGACAGCATGGCGGCCGATGTTTACCGCTACCTGTCCTTCGACCAGATCGCCGAGTTCCGTGAAGCTGCTGCGAACGCCAACATCCCGGTCGTTCAAGCCTAACGCTGCAACGCAATAAAAAACGCCGCCCATCGTGAGATGAGCGGCGTTTTTTTATGCACGTATGTTTTGCCCTAACCCCTGTGGGAGCGAGCTTGGTCCGGGCGGCGTTCCGACGATGGCGGTAGTACATTCAATATCAATGTTGACTGACACACCGCCATCGTCGGAACGCCGCCCGGACCAAGCTCGCTCCCACAGGTTATGCGGACGACTTGAGTGCTTGTTGCACGGCACCGTCGACGCTCAAGCCGCTGAGAATCACCTGCTCCAGTTCCTGCGTCGGTAACAGCGCGAGAACCGCTTTGGCCTCGTGCTTGAGCCGTGCCAGGATCAACAACTTATCCAGCGCCCGCACTTGCATAAAAAACGCTTCCAGCGCCTCGATGCTGGTGCCATCGAGGTTTGGAGACTCCTCCAGACTGAGAATGATCGTATGAATCGGTGGCGATGCATGCCGGGCCAGGCGCAATGCACCGCCCAGAATGCGCTCCACGTTTGCAAAAAACAGCGCCTCGCTCGGCCTGACGATCAACACTCCGGGGATCTCGCTAGCCTGGGGATGGCGTTGCACGTCGACAAAATCATGGCCGCCGCCCATTTGGCCCAGCACCTGAATATCCGCCGATGACATCTGTTTCAACATCAGCACCACGCTGATCACCACCGCCACCAACAAGCCGTCCAACACACCCAGCACCAGCACCGCCGCCACCGCGCAAATCACCAGTAGCCGATCGCGACGCCAGACGAAATACCGGCCCAATGGCTGCAGGCTCAAGCCGCGTGCCAATGCATGAATGACGATGGCCGCCAGTACCGGCTCGGGGGTCAGGGCAATCCAGGGCAACACCGTCAAGACGATGAGCAACACCACCCCCGCTGCTACCGCGCCCGTCAGACGCGATCCAGCACCAGCCGCCTCATTGGCCGACGTCGCAGAGTAACCGGCGCCCGCCGGCATGCCATGGAACAGGCCCGACAGCACATTGGCTGCACCGAGTGCCAGCAGATCGCGGTTCGAGGACACACGGTCGCCGTGCTTGAGCGCAAACGAGGTGATCGATCCGTAAGACTCGGCGTACAGAATCATCACCATGGCAAACGCCAATTCGCCCAGGCGCAGCCAGTCGGTAAACGGCAGCACAGGAAGGCGCGGCACCTCCAGGCTCAAGTCGATCACGCCAATCAGTTTCACCCCATAAGCGGGCAAGTTCAGCCATTGACCGGCCGCGATGCCAAGCGCCACCACCAGTAAACCTCCTGGCAAACGCCTGACCCGCGTGCACAGCCACAGCACCAGCAAGGACACGGCCGCCACGAGCGCGCCGACCCGGTTC from Pseudomonas sp. ACM7 includes:
- a CDS encoding MipA/OmpV family protein, with product MFRSLCLSLTSLCLLIPTDSLRAEDWRYTLRAGAASVPRYSGSDERVVAPLLGGEIVSPYGFFLDTEKGLGWAFDENDFGLSVHIGASDVRKDRKTGFKGSDELNGMGSIKSRPALGLDGTYHMGPIILGASFEHALEKDDDDHDTGSAWNRLKLSISAPFYEGDYGKVVGSLNSQFGDSNYVRTWYGVSDAQASRSRFRAYDTQGGLVSRGADLTWTVPVNDQWSVSTVLAVQYLANDAADSPIVERRMQTSLAGQVAYTF
- the aguA gene encoding agmatine deiminase codes for the protein MARLLDSTPKLDGFRLPGEFETKSGCWLGWPERTDVWRNGAKPAQKVWVQIVTAISRSEPVTVCASAAQFATARRQLPPQVRVVEMTCNDTWFRDSGPCFVVNDDSGEVRGVDFEFNAYGGLDGGLYYPWDKDDQIASKILEIEWFDRYRAPLIAELGGIQSDGQGSILTTEQCLLNRNRNQHLGKDEVTRRLTDYLGAEQIIWLPRGCKFDETDGHVDDLACFVRPGEVVLQWTDNRDDPQWEIYQEAYDILRSTRDSRGRELKVHKLPQPDVLEWTAEEAEGLDQQDSTHTRQAGTKICASYINYYAGNSSIVVPLFGDRHDQAAQATLAELFPQHTIVGIENSREILLGGGNVACITMPQYAGSACNKKGV
- a CDS encoding GFA family protein, whose amino-acid sequence is MQLEGSCHCGAVSFSLTSAHPYPYQRCYCSICRKTQGGGGYSINLGGDAGSLKVRGRKHIAIYHARLKEEGDKRAHSSTAERHFCSLCGSGLWLFSPDWPELIHPFASAIDTPLPVPPEHTHLMLGSKATWVAVEAHPGDQQFDIYPEESIAEWHERLGLSR
- a CDS encoding winged helix-turn-helix domain-containing protein, which produces MDNLGFGKVLLVEDDEKLSGLIAHFLSQHGFEVLQVHRGDLALAAFLEFKPKVVVLDLMLPGQSGLHVCREIRSVSDTPIVILTAKEDDLDHILGLESGADDYVIKPIKPPVLLARLRALQRRQTPDSGVCSALEFGHLSIDRSCREVRLAGEGIELTTMEFELLWLLASAAGKILSRDDILNRMRGIAFDGLNRSVDVYISKLRGKLKDNPREPVCIKTVWGKGYLFNPFAWEL
- a CDS encoding ATP-binding protein, which gives rise to MLRLFLGLFLVMTVGLVLGLQTVERTFDALLDGQMQSYNREAVRGQAWSLAEQLHGLDGSARERQLEAVRPHYGLGLTLVETYQLSLTEQEKAELAQGLLVIRDKYTQFISRIDDGSQLLSIKLPAEPSLMPFYIAAAYLMIAVMIGFVLLFWVRPHWRDLEKLRLAAERFGDNDLSSRIQLSKRSNIRDLAEHFNLMAARIEGLIANQRELTNAVSHELRTPIARLSFELDQLKQQPDPTQNRELIADMYADLGELEEMVSELLTYASLERGATVITRENIQASSWLDSVVGSVALEAEAAGVQLLIVECQVDEVRIEPRFMARAVINLLRNAIRYADERVEVSLVRSGDHYEVRVNDDGPGVPMDGREKIFEPFSRLDASRDRRTGGFGLGLALVRRVSQSHGGQVEVADSPWGGASFRMTWAHQD
- a CDS encoding universal stress protein, producing the protein MQAIRSILVVLEPEHSESLALKRAKLIAGVTQAHLHLLVCDRKHDHSGMLGVLKAALIEDGYSVTTEQAWNESLHETIVDVQQAEGCGLVVKQHYPDSPLKKALLTPADWKLLRYCPTPVLLVKTSKPWTGGVILAAIDVGSTDGEHRTLHSCIVDHGYDIASLAKAHLHVVSAHPSPMLSAADPTLQLSETIEARYREQCKAFQAEFDIDDEHLHIEEGPADVLIPFIVHKLQAAVTVIGTVARSGLSGALIGNTAEVVLDAVESDVLVLKPDTIMDHLEEIVTQH
- a CDS encoding LysR substrate-binding domain-containing protein translates to MRRLPSLAALRTFECAARHAHFGRAAAELCVTDSAVSHQIRQLEEQLGVTLFIREGRQIRPTMAAGRLMQSLQQAFELIGDACDELRDPSSLAVLRLAVTAELAQKWLMSRLADFYARYPHITLHLYEQPIDATAPGEDIDLAITYGTGPVDSSAYFVRPLPALQFFPVCSPGLFNQGTLKTPKDLARHCLLHDDQDGKTWTAWLTSHAGDQRPERQLYFAHAGLALEAAAQGQGVAMGDNLTAQEDLQSGRLVRPFTSSMTALGQYALVCERVRLERPAVAQMLEWFNDQLID
- a CDS encoding PaaI family thioesterase encodes the protein MLNTLKQINSTSAFNRWAGFEVTRAESGEAELTMAFRESDMAQYAGFLHAGLIGALLDTACGFAAGTVAGNVLASHFSVSCLAPAIGEVFIARGQVVKAGKKQVFARAELFAQTGDQLKLVATGDAILVPVEGR
- a CDS encoding tRNA-(ms[2]io[6]A)-hydroxylase produces the protein MILPEIHEFLGCRTPDGWVQAALADQETLLIDHKSCEFKAASTALSLIAKYHSHVDLINLMSRLAREELVHHEQVMRLMKKRKIELRQLSAGRYASGLRKVVRSHEPVKLVDTLVVGAFIEARSCERFEALVPHLDEELGKFYFGLLKSEARHFQGYLKLAYQYGDAKDIAQVIDKVRAAEQELIESPDVEFRFHSGVPTAA